The Prunus persica cultivar Lovell chromosome G7, Prunus_persica_NCBIv2, whole genome shotgun sequence genome has a segment encoding these proteins:
- the LOC18770037 gene encoding arogenate dehydrogenase 1, chloroplastic produces MVNTTVKLRTLSAQRLRQSFEFYSRPKMLSLCPLHPSPPKPSLPPSLSLNPQSFNLFSNPSLVRTRSLRPKSLKIQSLDAAQLYDYESKVAAQFHDAHMLKIAIIGFGNYGQFLAKTLVTQGHTVLAHSRSDYSKTAQDLGVSFFSDPHDLCEQHPQVILLCTSILSTEPVLKSLPLQRLRRNTLVVDVLSVKEFSKALLLKLLPGYFDVVCTHPMFGPQSAKHGWNGLFFVYEKVRIGSEESRISRCDKLLNIFEKEGCRMVEMSCAEHDKYAAGSQFMTHTVGRVLGMLKLESTPINTKGYETLLDLVENTAGDSFDLYYGLFMYNKNALETLERLDLAFEALKKQLFGHLHDVVRKQLFGNAEKARTLQEDYAKQAQNGAALVSSSKALRSPKIVRSDVQKAQISDDNSRLKIAIVGFGNFGQFLAKTIIRQGHTVLAFSRTDYSDVAQKLGVSYFSDADDLCEEHPEVILLCTSILSTEKVLRSLPLQRLKRNTLFVDVLSVKEFPRNMFLQTLPLDFDILCTHPMFGPESGKNGWNGLSFVYDKVRVGSDESRVSRCDQFLDIFAREGCRMVEMSCAEHDRHAAGSQFITHTMGRILEKLGLESTPINTKGYETLLNLVENTAGDSFDLYYGLFMYNINAMDQLKRLDMAFESLKKQLFGRLHGVLRKQLFENADKSQVMQEQALLPKPSQNESALTPSWESLNIQKN; encoded by the exons ATGGTAAATACGACTGTAAAACTCAGGACCCTCTCAGCCCAACGTCTTCGTCAGAGTTTTGAGTTCTACAGTCGCCCCAAaatgctctctctctgtccTCTCCACCCTTCACCTCCCAAGCCGTCTCtccctccatctctctctctcaaccccCAAAGCTTCAACCTTTTCTCGAACCCAAGCCTAGTAAGAACCCGCTCTCTCCGCCCCAAGTCTCtgaaaatccaatctctcGACGCCGCCCAGCTGTACGACTACGAGTCCAAAGTCGCCGCCCAATTCCACGACGCCCACATGCTCAAGATCGCCATCATTGGCTTCGGCAACTATGGCCAGTTCCTCGCCAAGACCCTCGTTACCCAAGGCCACACGGTCCTCGCCCATTCCCGATCCGACTACTCCAAAACGGCGCAGGACCTCGGCGTTTCGTTCTTCTCCGACCCACACGATCTCTGCGAACAACACCCACAAGTCATTTTGCTCTGCACCTCCATCCTCTCCACCGAGCCCGTCCTCAAATCGCTGCCTCTTCAGCGCCTCAGGCGAAACACCTTGGTCGTTGATGTGCTTTCCGTCAAGGAGTTCTCCAAGGCATTGTTGCTGAAGTTGCTGCCTGGCTATTTCGACGTCGTCTGCACCCACCCGATGTTCGGGCCCCAGAGCGCCAAGCACGGGTGGAATGGGCTCTTCTTCGTGTACGAAAAGGTACGAATTGGATCCGAAGAATCGAGGATTTCGCGGTGCGATAAGTTGCTGAACATTTTTGAGAAAGAAGGGTGTAGAATGGTGGAGATGAGCTGCGCCGAGCATGATAAGTACGCGGCGGGTTCGCAGTTTATGACCCACACGGTCGGGAGAGTGTTGGGGATGTTGAAATTGGAGTCGACCCCCATAAATACTAAAGGGTATGAGACATTGTTGGATTTGGTGGAGAACACAGCTGGGGATAGCTTTGATTTGTATTATGGGTTGTTTATGTACAATAAGAATGCATTGGAGACGTTGGAGAGATTGGACTTGGCTTTTGAGGCCCTGAAGAAACAGCTTTTTGGGCATTTGCACGATGTTGTGAGAAAGCAATTGTTTGGCAATGCAGAAAAGGCAAGAACTTTGCAAGAGGATTATGCGAAGCAGGCTCAGAATGGAGCTGCATTGGTATCTTCTTCAAAAGCTTTGAG ATCGCCAAAAATTGTTCGGTCAGATGTCCAAAAAGCACAGATTTCTGATGACAACTCTAGGCTAAAGATTGCAATTGTTGGTTTTGGAAACTTTGGTCAGTTCCTTGCTAAGACGATTATACGCCAAGGTCATACGGTTCTAGCCTTTTCTCGAACAGACTACTCAGATGTGGCTCAGAAATTAGGTGTTTCTTACTTCTCTGATGCAGACGATCTGTGTGAAGAGCATCCAGAAGTGATACTTCTTTGCACATCTATTCTGTCAACTGAAAAAGTTCTGAGGTCATTGCCACTGCAGAGGCTGAAGAGAAATACTTTATTCGTTGATGTTCTTTCAGTGAAAGAATTTCCAAGAAATATGTTTCTTCAAACTTTGCCGCTGGATTTTGATATTCTCTGTACGCATCCTATGTTTGGACCAGAGAGTGGTAAAAACGGGTGGAATggtctttcttttgtttatgatAAGGTCAGGGTTGGAAGTGATGAATCAAGGGTATCACGGTGTGATCAATTTCTTGATATCTTTGCACGAGAAGGGTGCCGAATGGTGGAAATGTCTTGTGCAGAACATGATAGGCATGCAGCAGGGTCACAATTCATTACACACACTATGGGAAGGATTTTAGAAAAGTTGGGTTTGGAATCGACACCAATCAACACAAAAGGTTACGAGACTTTGTTGAATTTAGTGGAGAATACAGCAGGAGATAGCTTTGATCTTTACTATGGCTTGTTCATGTACAATATTAATGCAATGGATCAGTTAAAGAGGTTGGACATGGCTTTTGAATCTTTAAAGAAGCAGCTTTTTGGGCGTTTGCATGGTGTTCTGCGGAAGCAACTTTTTGAGAACGCAGATAAGTCTCAAGTTATGCAGGAACAGGCCTTGTTGCCAAAACCATCCCAGAATGAATCTGCACTGACACCTTCTTGGGAGTCTCTTAACATTCAGAAGAACTAA
- the LOC18769049 gene encoding late embryogenesis abundant protein At1g64065 → MAEKNNQASPSAAATNGQHPTVDEESAILPSQELKRKKRIKLAIYISAFVVVQIIVITTFALTVMRVQSPKLRLGAISVQTLNASSSTPSFDMTFTTQVRIKNTNFGRYKFDATNVRFMYEDRAVGQVRIPKSKAGMRSTKKIDVTVSLNSKELPSRSRYNLGNELKTGVLSLSSEARLAGKVELMFVMKKKVCQNGMHFGV, encoded by the coding sequence atggcTGAGAAGAACAATCAGGCCTCTCCATCAGCAGCAGCTACTAATGGACAGCACCCCACAGTTGATGAAGAATCTGCCATTTTGCCATCCCAGGAGCTCAAACGCAAGAAGAGAATCAAATTGGCAATCTATATTTCTGCTTTTGTTGTGGTTCAGATCATAGTTATCACCACATTTGCACTCACTGTGATGCGTGTGCAGTCCCCCAAGCTCAGATTGGGCGCCATCAGCGTCCAAACTCTCAACGCTTCCTCTTCAACACCTTCATTTGACATGACCTTCACAACCCAAGTCAGGATAAAGAACACAAATTTTGGTCGCTATAAGTTTGATGCTACCAATGTTAGGTTCATGTACGAAGACAGGGCTGTTGGGCAAGTTAGAATTCCCAAGAGCAAGGCTGGGATGCGTTCGACCAAGAAGATTGATGTGACAGTGAGTTTGAATTCCAAAGAGTTGCCAAGCAGAAGCAGGTACAATCTTGGCAATGAACTCAAAACTGGGGTTTTGAGTCTGAGTAGCGAAGCACGGTTGGCCGGAAAGGTTGAATTGATGTTtgtgatgaagaaaaaagtcTGCCAAAATGGGATGCACTTTGGAGTTTAA
- the LOC18771652 gene encoding uncharacterized protein LOC18771652 isoform X2 encodes MGKRKLPSDHSQTHPPPFSPHPSDIMPCSSGMELLSQEKPLHSVDSGEQLKSLSSVLDSTDSSLKLLNAHPSVAQQHHPSLGRSTFFKRSRHHYAHQYSRRNSGNLANTSTSRGKGVPLRDDKLSYKLATQSNSESRRHSEIRENPFLRQPRIRSSYLTTDAASPDPGKMVCEICEKLLRRKPFLLGSTLSSTEVSVVAVLGCGHAYHADCLEQKTSFEDRRDPHCPLCLGLLPKVEDSREQV; translated from the exons ATGGGCAAGAGGAAGCTGCCCTCTGATCACAGCCAGACCCACCCTCCCCCTTTCTCTCCTCATCCTTCGG ACATCATGCCATGTTCTTCGGGAATGGAATTACTGTCACAAGAG aaaCCTTTGCATTCTGTTGATTCTGGCGAACAACTAAAGTCCCTGTCATCTGTACTGGACTCTACGGATAGTTCTTTGAAGCTACTAAACGCCCACCCTTCTGTTGCACAGCAGCATCATCCAAGCCTTGGCCGATCAACCTTCTTTAAACGCTCACGTCATCACTATGCCCATCAATACTCTCGCCGTAACTCAGGCAATCTTGCTAACACATCAACTTCTCGTGGAAAAGGAGTACCTTTACGTGATGATAAGCTCTCTTATAAGTTGGCTACTCAAAGCAACTCCGAGTCCAGACGTCATTCAG AAATTAGGGAAAACCCCTTTCTTCGGCAACCCAGAATTAGGTCTAGTTACTTGACAACCGATGCTGCATCACCTGATCCGGGGAAGATGGTATGTGAGATTTGTGAGAAGCTGTTGAGGCGTAAACCTTTCTTACTTGGTAGCACGCTGTCTTCCACTGAAGTCTCTGTTGTGGCGGTTTTAGGTTGTGGCCATGCTTATCATGCAGATTGTTTGGAGCAGAAAACAAGTTTTGAAGATAGACGCGACCCGCACTGTCCGTTGTGTCTTGGATTGTTGCCCAAGGTTGAAGATTCAAGAGAGCAGGTCTAG
- the LOC18771652 gene encoding uncharacterized protein LOC18771652 isoform X1, producing the protein MGKRKLPSDHSQTHPPPFSPHPSDLADIMPCSSGMELLSQEKPLHSVDSGEQLKSLSSVLDSTDSSLKLLNAHPSVAQQHHPSLGRSTFFKRSRHHYAHQYSRRNSGNLANTSTSRGKGVPLRDDKLSYKLATQSNSESRRHSEIRENPFLRQPRIRSSYLTTDAASPDPGKMVCEICEKLLRRKPFLLGSTLSSTEVSVVAVLGCGHAYHADCLEQKTSFEDRRDPHCPLCLGLLPKVEDSREQV; encoded by the exons ATGGGCAAGAGGAAGCTGCCCTCTGATCACAGCCAGACCCACCCTCCCCCTTTCTCTCCTCATCCTTCGG atCTTGCAGACATCATGCCATGTTCTTCGGGAATGGAATTACTGTCACAAGAG aaaCCTTTGCATTCTGTTGATTCTGGCGAACAACTAAAGTCCCTGTCATCTGTACTGGACTCTACGGATAGTTCTTTGAAGCTACTAAACGCCCACCCTTCTGTTGCACAGCAGCATCATCCAAGCCTTGGCCGATCAACCTTCTTTAAACGCTCACGTCATCACTATGCCCATCAATACTCTCGCCGTAACTCAGGCAATCTTGCTAACACATCAACTTCTCGTGGAAAAGGAGTACCTTTACGTGATGATAAGCTCTCTTATAAGTTGGCTACTCAAAGCAACTCCGAGTCCAGACGTCATTCAG AAATTAGGGAAAACCCCTTTCTTCGGCAACCCAGAATTAGGTCTAGTTACTTGACAACCGATGCTGCATCACCTGATCCGGGGAAGATGGTATGTGAGATTTGTGAGAAGCTGTTGAGGCGTAAACCTTTCTTACTTGGTAGCACGCTGTCTTCCACTGAAGTCTCTGTTGTGGCGGTTTTAGGTTGTGGCCATGCTTATCATGCAGATTGTTTGGAGCAGAAAACAAGTTTTGAAGATAGACGCGACCCGCACTGTCCGTTGTGTCTTGGATTGTTGCCCAAGGTTGAAGATTCAAGAGAGCAGGTCTAG
- the LOC18769719 gene encoding translocase of chloroplast 90, chloroplastic, translated as MGSLKDWISSQLVSMSLVSSRPLSGSDSFFREEPSHEGFDGQGAAHSNTSLTSPIIPDTSPSVGSDQENQSNPSRQHVVVENSDQSRNGSDKKKMDPLVRIDDLQVKFLRLILRLGLSQNNLLVAKVLYRIHLATLIRAEESDLKRVNLRSDRARAVAAEQEASGLPEMDFSLRILVLGKTGVGKSATINSIFDQRKTVTNAFRPGTDHIREVVGTINGVRVTIIDTPGFLPSSTGNFRRNKKIMLSVKRFIRKCPPDIVLFFERLDLINASYNDFSLLKLITEVFGPAIWFNTILVMTHSSSALPEGPDGYPVSYESYVRQSTDMVQHYIHQAVSDSRLENPVLLVENHPQCKKNIIGEKILPNGQVWKSQFLLLCLCTKVLGDVNTLMKFEDSIQLGPSSASHMPSLPHLLSSLLRHRSVVSPSGVDIEVDESLLSDTEEEDEYDQLPPIRILTKSQFERLTKSQKKDYLDELDYRETLYLKKQLKEEYRRRMEIKLSKEKIFASNDNSDRQQASQESAVLLPDMEVPPSFGSDCTAHRYRCLVTGDQWIMRPVLDPHGWDNDVCFDGISLETAMQINSNVFTTVTGQMSKDKQDFSIQSECAAAYSDPSGTTYTVGLDVQSAGKDTIYTFHSNTKLKKVWRNTADCGVSLTSFGNKCYIGAKLEDTISVGKRLKFVMNAGQMVGPEQVAYGGGIEATLRGRDYPVSNDNVSLTMTLLSFNEEMVLGGNLQSESRLGRNLRVSVNANLNSRKMGKICIKTSSTDHLQFSMAAAFTIFWALLQKKAVKSTSHE; from the exons ATGGGGAGTcttaaagattggatttcttctCAGTTAGTATCCATGTCTTTGGTCTCATCTCGGCCATTGTCAGGCAGTGACAGTTTCTTTCGTGAGGAACCTTCCCATGAAGGGTTTGATGGCCAAG gtGCTGCTCACTCAAACACTTCGCTAACATCACCCATTATTCCTGATACATCACCCTCAGTTGGTAGTGATCAGGAAAATCAGTCTAATCCCTCCCGCCAGCATGTTGTAGTTGAAAATTCTGATCAATCACGTAATGGCTCTGATAAGAAAAAGATGGATCCTTTGGTAAGAATTGATGATCTTCAAGTTAAGTTCTTGCGCCTCATCCTACGGCTTGGTCTGTCACAAAACAATCTTCTGGTGGCTAAGGTTCTTTATCGTATTCACCTCGCAACTTTGATACGAGCAGAGGAGTCAGATCTGAAAAGAGTTAATCTCAGAAGTGACAGAGCCAGAGCAGTGGCTGCAGAACAAGAGGCATCTGGCCTGCCTGAAATGGATTTCTCTCTTCGAATCCTTGTCCTGGGGAAAACAGGAGTTGGCAAGAGTGCCACAATAAATTCTATATTTGATCAAAGGAAAACTGTCACCAATGCATTTCGACCTGGCACAGATCACATTCGGGAGGTTGTCGGAACTATAAATGGGGTTCGAGTAACTATCATTGATACCCCTGGATTTTTGCCATCATCTACGGGTAATTTCCGCAGAAATAAGAAGATTATGCTGTCGGTGAAGAGATTCATTAGAAAATGTCCACCTGACATCGTTTTGTTCTTCGAACGCCTCGACCTCATCAATGCAAGCTATAATGACTTCTCCCTTTTGAAGCTAATAACTGAAGTTTTTGGGCCTGCAATATGGTTTAACACCATTCTTGTCATGACTCATTCGTCCTCAGCTCTTCCAGAAGGACCTGATGGGTATCCTGTCAGCTATGAATCATATGTGAGGCAAAGCACAGATATGGTGCAGCACTATATACACCAGGCAGTGTCTGACTCCAGACTTGAAAACCCAGTGCTTTTGGTTGAGAATCATCCTCAATGTAAGAAAAACATCATCGGGGAAAAGATACTTCCAAATGGACAGGTTTGGAAATCTCAGTTTCTGTTGCTATGCCTTTGTACAAAAGTTCTAGGTGATGTCAATACTCTCATGAAATTTGAAGACAGCATTCAACTGGGGCCCTCAAGTGCCAGCCACATGCCTTCTCTGCCCCATCTCCTCTCATCTCTTTTACGTCACCGGTCTGTCGTTAGTCCAAGTGGAGTGGACATTGAAGTTGATGAGAGCTTGCTTTCGGACACAGAGGAGGAAGATGAGTATGATCAATTACCTCCAATCCGAATCCTGACTAAATCCCAGTTTGAGAGATTGACAAAATCGCAGAAAAAAGACTATCTTGATGAATTGGATTATCGAGAGACCCTTTATCTAAAGAAACAGTTGAAAGAAGAGTACCGTAGGCGGATGGAGATTAAGCTTTccaaagagaaaatttttgcGAGCAATGATAATTCTGATAGGCAGCAGGCCTCCCAAGAATCGGCTGTTTTATTACCAGATATGGAGGTCCCTCCTAGTTTTGGATCTGATTGTACTGCACACAGATATCGTTGCCTTGTTACGGGTGATCAGTGGATTATGAGACCTGTTCTTGATCCCCATGGATGGGATAATGATGTGTGCTTTGATGGAATAAGCTTGGAAACAGCTATGCAAATAAATAGCAACGTCTTTACCACTGTCACAGGGCAGATGAGCAAGGACAAGCAGGATTTTAGCATTCAATCTGAGTGTGCTGCAGCTTACTCAGATCCCAGCGGGACTACATACACTGTAGGTCTTGATGTTCAATCTGCTGGTAAAGATACAATCTATACGTTTCACAGCAACACAAAGCTGAAGAAGGTGTGGCGCAACACTGCTGACTGTGGAGTGTCATTGACATCTTTTGGGAACAAGTGTTACATTGGTGCCAAGCTTGAAGATACCATATCAGTTGGGAAGAGATTGAAATTTGTAATGAATGCCGGCCAAATGGTGGGTCCTGAACAAGTGGCATATGGTGGTGGTATTGAAGCTACGTTAAGGGGTAGAGACTACCCTGTGAGCAATGACAATGTCAGCCTGACAATGACTCTCCTGTCTTTTAACGAAGAGATGGTGTTGGGTGGAAATTTACAGTCTGAATCCCGGCTGGGCAGAAATTTGAGAGTGTCAGTTAATGCTAATCTAAATAGCCGGAAGATGGGTAAGATTTGCATTAAAACAAGTAGCACAGATCATTTGCAGTTCAGTATGGCTGCGGCTTTCACAATTTTCTGGGCCCTTTTACAAAAGAAGGCTGTTAAAAGTACGAGTCATGAATGA
- the LOC18771632 gene encoding pyrophosphate-energized vacuolar membrane proton pump, whose translation MGATLLPDLGTEILIPLCAVIGIAFSVVQWMFVSQVKLSPGRDANSNAPGKNGYNDYLIEEEEGGNDHNVVLKCAEIQNAISEGATSFLFTEYKYVGGFMVAFAVLIFVFLGSVEGFSTSSRPCTYDQTKICKPALATAIFSTISFLLGAITSVVSGFLGMKIATYANARTTLEARKGVGKAFITAFRAGAVMGFLLASSGLLVLYIAINAFKLYYGDDWGGLFEAITGYGLGGSSMALFGRVGGGIYTKAADVGADLVGKVERNIPEDDPRNPAVIADNVGDNVGDIAGMGSDLFGSYAEASCAALVVASISSFGINHELTAMLYPLIVSSVGILVCLLTTLCATDFFEIKAVNEIEPALKRQLIISTVLMTVGIAIVTWISVPSSFTIFNFGTQKVVKSWQLFLCVGVGLWAGLIIGFVTEYYTSNAYSPVQDVADSCRTGAATNVIFGLALGYKSVIIPIFAIAISIFVSFSFAAMYGIAVAALGMLSTIATGLAIDAYGPISDNAGGIAEMAGMSHRIRERTDALDAAGNTTAAIGKGFAIGSAALVSLALFGAFVSRAGISTVDVLSPKVVIGLLVGAMLPYWFSAMTMKSVGSAALKMVEEVRRQFNTIPGLMEGTAKPDYATCVKISTDASIKEMIPPGALVMLTPLIVGIFFGVETLSGVLAGSLVSGVQIAISASNTGGAWDNAKKYIEAGASEHARTLGPKGSDPHKAAVIGDTIGDPLKDTSGPSLNILIKLMAVESLVFAPFFATHGGLLFKI comes from the exons ATGGGGGCGACGCTTCTCCCAGATCTCGGGACCGAGATTCTGATACCGCTGTGCGCGGTCATTGGCATCGCTTTCTCTGTGGTGCAGTGGATGTTTGTCTCTCAGGTCAAGCTCTCGCCTGGTCGAGACGCCAACTCAAACGCCCCCGGCAAAAATGGCTACAACGATTACCTcatcgaagaagaagaaggcggTAATGACCACAACGTCGTCCTCAAATGCGCCGAAATTCAAAACGCCATCTCTGAAG GAGCAACCTCATTCCTTTTCACCGAATACAAATACGTCGGTGGTTTCATGGTGGCTTTTGCAGTCTTGATTTTCGTTTTCCTTGGCTCTGTGGAGGGATTTAGCACAAGTAGCCGTCCATGTACATATGACCAAACAAAGATATGCAAACCAGCTCTCGCCACTGCCATCTTTAGCACAATTTCCTTCTTGCTTGGTGCTATAACTTCAGTGGTTTCTGGATTCCTTGGGATGAAGATTGCTACTTATGCGAATGCCAGAACAACATTGGAGGCAAGAAAAGGTGTTGGGAAGGCTTTTATTACTGCATTCAGAGCAGGAGCTGTTATGGGCTTTCTCCTTGCTTCAAGTGGTCTATTGGTTCTTTACATTGCTATCAACGCCTTCAAGTTGTACTATGGTGATGACTGGGGTGGTCTTTTCGAGGCTATAACTGGTTATGGTCTTGGGGGATCTTCCATGGCTCTCTTTGGCAGGGTTGGTGGAGGCATCTATACCAAAGCTGCTGATGTTGGTGCTGATCTTGTTGGCAAGGTTGAGAGGAATATTCCCGAGGATGACCCAAGGAACCCAGCT GTGATAGCTGATAATGTTGGAGACAATGTTGGGGATATAGCCGGCATGGGATCTGATCTTTTCGGATCCTACGCTGAGGCATCGTGTGCTGCTCTTGTGGTCGCATCCATTTCCTCATTTGGGATCAATCATGAGTTGACTGCAATGCTATATCCTCTCATTGTCAGTTCCGTTGGGATCCTCGTTTGTTTGCTCACCACCCTGTGTGCAACAGATTTCTTTGAGATCAAGGCTGTAAATGAAATTGAACCAGCACTGAAGAGGCAGCTCATCATTTCCACTGTACTGATGACTGTTGGAATTGCAATTGTTACATGGATTTCTGTTCCATCTTCCTTCACGATCTTCAATTTTGGCACACAGAAAGTTGTGAAGAGCTG GCAGCTATTCTTATGTGTTGGTGTTGGTTTGTGGGCTGGGCTTATCATTGGTTTTGTAACAGAGTATTACACTAGCAATGCGTACAG CCCTGTGCAAGATGTTGCTGATTCTTGTCGGACTGGAGCTGCCACTAATGTCATTTTTGGCCTTGCATTGGGATACAAATCCGTCATTATTCCTATTTTTGCCATTGCAATTAgcatttttgttagttttaGCTTTGCAGCTATGTATGGAATTGCTGTAGCTGCCCTTGGAATGCTGAGCACCATAGCAACTGGATTGGCCATTGATGCATATGGTCCCATCAGTGACAATGCTGGAGGAATTGCTGAGATGGCAGGCATGAGCCACAGAATCAGAGAGAGAACTGATGCTCTTGATGCGGCAGGAAACACCACTGCTGCTATTGGAAag GGATTTGCAATTGGGTCTGCTGCTCTTGTGTCCCTTGCTCTCTTTGGTGCCTTTGTTAGCCGTGCTGGTATCTCAACGGTTGATGTGTTGTCTCCAAAAGTGGTTATTGGTTTGTTAGTGGGCGCAATGCTTCCTTATTGGTTCTCTGCCATGACGATGAAGAGTGTGGGAAGTGCAGCTCTAAAGATGGTTGAGGAAGTGCGCAGGCAATTCAATACCATCCCAGGTCTCATGGAGGGTACTGCCAAGCCTGACTATGCTACATGCGTTAAGATTTCGACGGACGCCTCCATCAAAGAGATGATCCCCCCTGGTGCCCTTGTCATGCTTACACCCCTCATTGTTGGGATCTTTTTTGGTGTGGAAACTCTCTCCGGGGTGCTTGCCGGATCCCTTGTCTCTGGTGTACAG ATTGCTATCTCTGCATCCAACACGGGTGGTGCTTGGGATAATGCCAAGAAGTACATTGAG GCTGGTGCTTCAGAGCATGCAAGGACGCTTGGTCCAAAAGGATCAGATCCCCACAAAGCAGCTGTCATTGGTGACACCATTGGAGACCCTCTCAAGGATACATCTGGGCCATCGCTCAACATTCTTATCAAGCTCATGGCTGTCGAGTCGCTTGTGTTTGCTCCGTTCTTCGCTACGCACGGTGGCCTGCTCTTCAAGATTTAA
- the LOC109950187 gene encoding uncharacterized protein LOC109950187, which produces MEDHQPKQGSPRVLQVLEALKQASHELQTHPSPDSADSNSSAINALLELETESDNILSKDPHLSTLSQHLATLKNLVETLKTSKGHHSIRSFLTRCCSTHCLSRLAGSIESEIQAWIDRESLESLTRALKEPLHNEDELVKLLNQFEDRVLQGFNRELQDLILKSKVFTLLESVLCDSHCSKRVRERSAFAIAALINFNKDVFVGQVLMGRTIKALLTMASPNAIRVLCTLIRLIKSPLVDEIEFNGEIPKIISFLNREDLEMRVMAMVCILEIGYFGRKEAIDAMLEEGVIKKLVELQRSELGGDLTEMGLDEDDKENREVAGGGGGIKEKNTRSENRENRFFENHPFSSCVARFAVQLEVGEGLRQRERRAFKQQILTRVREASISDAEAATIIAEVLWGSSP; this is translated from the coding sequence ATGGAAGACCACCAACCAAAGCAAGGCAGCCCGCGAGTTCTCCAGGTCCTGGAAGCTCTAAAACAAGCCTCCCATGAGCTCCAAACCCACCCGAGTCCAGACTCGGCCGATTCAAACTCGTCCGCCATTAATGCTCTGCTCGAGCTCGAGACCGAGTCTGACAACATCCTCTCCAAAGACCCACATCTCTCTACGCTCTCCCAACACCTCGCAACCCTCAAGAACCTCGTCGAGACCCTCAAGACATCCAAAGGCCACCACAGCATCAGGTCGTTTTTAACTCGCTGCTGCTCGACTCACTGCCTGTCCCGGCTGGCCGGGTCGATCGAGTCAGAAATCCAAGCGTGGATCGACCGCGAGAGCTTAGAGAGCTTGACGAGAGCTCTGAAAGAGCCACTTCACAATGAGGACGAGTTGGTTAAGCTCCTGAATCAGTTCGAGGACCGAGTTTTGCAGGGTTTCAATCGCGAGTTGcaagatttgattttgaagtcCAAAGTTTTCACTCTGCTCGAGTCTGTTCTCTGCGATTCTCACTGTTCCAAACGAGTTAGGGAACGCTCGGCTTTCGCCATAGCAGCTCTGATAAACTTCAACAAGGATGTGTTTGTGGGTCAAGTGCTAATGGGTCGAACGATCAAGGCTTTACTAACAATGGCTTCCCCGAATGCGATCAGAGTGCTATGTACCCTGATCAGATTGATAAAGTCTCCGCTTGTTGACGAGATTGAGTTCAATGGGGAAATACCCAAGATCATAAGCTTCTTGAACCGTGAAGACCTGGAAATGAGAGTGATGGCCATGGTTTGTATTCTTGAAATTGGGTATTTTGGGCGCAAGGAGGCCATTGATGCTATGCTTGAGGAAGGGGTGATAAAGAAGCTTGTGGAATTGCAAAGATCAGAGCTTGGAGGGGATTTGACGGAAATGGGTTTGGATGAGGATGACAAGGAAAACAGAGAGGttgctggtggtggtggtgggattaaggagaagaatacaagAAGCGAGAACAGGGAAAATAGGTTCTTCGAGAACCACCCGTTTTCTAGCTGTGTGGCGAGATTTGCTGTGCAATTGGAGGTGGGTGAAGGGctgaggcagagagagaggagggcaTTTAAGCAGCAGATACTAACGAGAGTTAGAGAAGCCTCTATTTCTGATGCTGAGGCAGCCACCATTATTGCTGAGGTTTTGTGGGGGTCTTCGCCTTAA